AAGAGACTGTGGCAGATACGTATTTCCAAGCATCTTTAGGGGTAGTTTTGGATAAGTGGTGGCGTGAACCAGACCATCGCGTAGCTTTAAACCGGCTTTTGTACCCCATTCAGGGGACCATGGATACGCCTTTTAAACATGACTTGCAAACACCAAACTATGCCTATAGTATGCGGATGACCCATAATCTCTTAGTGGTGGGGCTATTAACAACCTTGGTGGCAGAGGGGATGCGCCCAATCAGTCTGAATAATGAAGTGATTTTTTTGGAGCTGACTAATTTTAATCAGGATCGGTTTGAACAGCATTTGCAAGTCCTCAATACCTATTATCATTACACCTTGGTTAGCCAACTGGTCATTAAAGATACCAATAATTACACCTACTATGATGAGACACTGGGAGAACAGGTCTTTCGGGGGGCTTCCTTTAATCATCATGAGGGTGCTGATGTGACGACCAATATGGATACGCCACCCATCGTGGATCGGGTTTTGCAGATGATGGTGACGGAACTTGGTACGTTTAGGCCTGAATTAATTGCGACATTCGTCACCCGTTTCGTGACGAGTTTGGATGCGGCTAGTTTAAAAGAATATGTCATGGTACCAGTGTATCCACTCAAAAATCGCCGTCAATATCTTTATCGTGCTGATGCCTATCGGGAAATCACGACGGCACAGGCTTATTTTGCGTCTAAATCTGCGGAGGCTTGGCAATATAAGCAGTTATATGTCAGTAAAAGTAAACCAAAAGATCCAGCAGTGACTGCTTTTTTGCAAAAGTATGATCTTGATTCGTCAGATAATTTGCAAGAGGTGGCACATAGTCGCTTGATCTTGGAGGATATTGCCAATGTGACACCTGAGAAGCTGGATTTAGACTACTATGTGGCATTAATTGAACAAGAAATGGCCTTGTGGCTGTAGAAAAGAGGTCCTGTGAGGATGCCGGAATAACCGGTATCCTCACAGGACCTCTTTGACGCATTAGTTAAGTGTGTCAGGCCAGATGATTTCTGAAAAACGTCAACATTGTCTGATTGCATTCTTGGGCGACGGCATCTTTAATATCGTAATTAAAGACGTGCCCCTTTGGATCCTCAGGCGTACCATAGCTGTGGAATTCGTGATTAATACCTTTGGCTAGTAAGAAACCATCCAAACGAACGGTGCTATCGCGAATAAAATCTTGATTCGCAGTGGTGAGGAAAAGGGGAGGTAAATCAGTCGTCATGTACTGCTCGGTTGTTAGCATGTCGGCTTTATTTGCCAACACGTCATCTGTGAAATAGGCCTGTGGCGCACCAGTCAGTGTACCAGGGCGGTCAATAAAGGATAAGCCACAGTTGATTGCGGCTGCTCGCACTGTGAAACCTGGTTGTTCATAACCAAATTTTGCACGAAAATCAGCATTCGTCAAAATGGTTAGATACTGCATCGCCATTTGACCACCAGCACTGTCACCGACAATGAATACATTATCTAAGTCAAGGTCATACTCAGCGCCGTGTGTGGCTACCCAGTGCATGGCCAGGTTGACGTCATCTAGTTCACCGGGGAATTGAACGTCAGGTGCGAGTTGATAATTGAAATTAACAAAGGCAAAGCCGGCCTTTGCTAAACTTAAACCAAAGAATTGATAGGTCTCTTTGGTCGCATAGACGTAGCCACCACCATGGATGTTGATGATGGTTGGCACTTTACCATGCCGTTTTTTAGGTAAATAGACATCCAACAGATGCCACTTTTCTTTAGGACCATAAGTAATATCGTCAAAACGCTCAACTTCAGGAATTTGTGTTGGTAAATTAGCGTCACGCTTATCATCACCTTCTTTGAAGAGTGCCTTTAGGGCCGCTGCTTCGGCTAAAATTTCCTTACTGACAACCATGTGGATACCTCATTTTTATCTAGTTATTGGTTCACGATTTTAAGAAAATCGTTAATCGTGTCACTCGGAATATTAACCATGCCTAATGCCCGCAAAGGAATATTTGCGAAAATGGCATCGTTGCCTGATCCTAAAATTGGCTTAATTTTTTCTTTTAACCCAGAATCTTCAAGCGCTTGTTCAATCTTAGAATCACCGGTTTCCCAGATTTCACTGATATAGGTGTTACCAGAGATAGGGGCAGTTGATTCACTACCAATCGTGAGCTCAAAGGCTGCTTGCAAACGAATATCGCGGGAAGAGGAACCAATGAAGAACTCGTATTGGCCATTATCGGTCCGCCAACTGGCAGTTGCGCTATCATACCAGGCAAAATCACGGCGGGAGAGGCTGGTCTTGATTTGCTTACTTTCGCCAGGATTCAAGTCAACTTTAACGAAATCACGTAGTTCCTTGATGGGCATCTCAACTTTACTAGTCTGGTTACCAACGTAGATTTGGGCAACTTCTTTACCAGCTACTTTACCAGTATTGGTAATCGTAAAGGTGAGCGATACCTGATCAGCATCTTCGGTAATCGTGAGATCATGGTAATCAAAGGTGGTGTAGCTGAGGCCATGGCCAAATGGGAACAGGACGGCGAGATCTTTGGCATCGTAATAACGATAGCCGACAAAGATTCCTTCATGGTAGGTCTCGTTTTGCAGATCACGGCCAAAGGTTAAAGCAGTGGGGTTGTCAACCACGCGCAGTGGGAAGGACTCAGAGAGCTTTCCTGACGGATTAACTTGACCAGTCAAAATATCCCAGGTCGCTTCACCAACGGCTTCACCTGCCAAGTAGGTCTCAACAATGGCTGCGACATCATCCACCCAAGGCATTTCGACTGCGGAACCATTTTGGAGTACAACGGTCACGTTGGCATTGACGGCTGCAATTTTTTCAATCAAGTTGTTTTGATTGGCTGGCAGGGTGATTTTGTCTTTATCAAAGCCTTCCGTTTCCCAATCTTCAGGGTAACCTGCAAAGATCACTACATGAGAGCTCGTTTGGGCCAACTGCAGTGCTTCTTGGCTGAGACGCTCATCGTCGGTATCATCATTTAAGACATAACCTTGGGCGTAAGTAGCCGTTGTAGGCATTGCATCAACCGGGGTGACAAGATGATAAGCATTGACATGGGAACTACCACCACCTTGGTAGCGTGGTCGTGCGGCCAGTTCACCAATGACGGCAATCTGCTCATCTGACTTGAGTGGTAGTTGCGCAGCGTCATTTTTTAATAAGACGATGCTTTCAGTTGCCAATTGGCGAGCGAATGTATGTTGCTCGTCTTGATCATAATCGGTGGTAGGGGCATCTACGGGCCGGCCCCACTTAGTGATGATCGTTAAGATACATAGAACAGCCCGGTCAAGAACCGATTCTTGTAACCGGCCATCTTTGACGGCGGTGACGATTTCATTGACAGACTCCGGCCCCTTACCAGGCATTTCTAATTCAAGACCAGCTTTTAACGCCGCGACATGATCGGCCACGGCCCCCCAATCAGACATCACAAAACCTTCAAAGCCCCATTCGTCTCGCAGGATTTGGGTTAATAAGCGCTGGTTTTGAGAAACGAGTTCACCATTGATTTTGTTATAAGATGCCATAATCGTTGCTGGCTGGGCTTCTTTCACAATCCGTTCAAATTGTGATAAGTAAATTTCACGTAATGTTCGTTCGTCGATATTAGATGACGAAGTAAAACGTTGATTTTCACGGTTATTAGCTGCAAAATGTTTGACACTTACACCAACACCTTGGCTTTGAACACCCTTGACATAATTGACCCCCATACGACCTGATAGCAGGGGGTCTTCTGAAAAGTACTCAAAATTACGCCCAGCTAGGGGACTACGTTTGATATTGACCCCTGGGCCAAGGAGGATTCCGATGTTTTCTGCTTTTGCGGCCACCCCTAGATGTTGTCCCAACTCAAAGAGGAGGTGATCATCAAAGGAGCTTGCGGTCAAGGCTGAACTAGGGAAAGCAATCGCGGCGACACTATCGTTAAGACCTAGTGCATCAGCGCCATCAGCTTGCTTGCGTAACCCTGAAGGGCCGTCAGTCATCATGCTGGCGGCCACCCCTGGTACCTTAGCGGTGAACCAGAAATCTTTTCCTGACACGAGTGAAGCTTTTTCTTCCAGGGTCAATCCTTGAACAAATTTCAGATCAATTGTTGCCATATGATAATGCCTCTTTTCTTTTTGTGCACAATTGGAATTGTCTAACGTGGGCGATATTATATCGCATGCTATTTATATAACGGATATAAAATAGTCTGTCAAGAAAAATTAAAATATGATGAAGGTCAATAAAACACTAGATTTTCAGGTATTTGTCGATGCACGGGGGGGTTGAGACGATTCAACGTGAAAAAAGTTTATTATGTTCTTGTTAATTTCTTCTCAAACTCCTACAATAGCTTTATTCTAAATCAGAAAGATAGGTATTACAAATGGCAATAGACAAACAAGCTTTAG
This is a stretch of genomic DNA from Weissella soli. It encodes these proteins:
- a CDS encoding alpha/beta hydrolase; protein product: MVVSKEILAEAAALKALFKEGDDKRDANLPTQIPEVERFDDITYGPKEKWHLLDVYLPKKRHGKVPTIINIHGGGYVYATKETYQFFGLSLAKAGFAFVNFNYQLAPDVQFPGELDDVNLAMHWVATHGAEYDLDLDNVFIVGDSAGGQMAMQYLTILTNADFRAKFGYEQPGFTVRAAAINCGLSFIDRPGTLTGAPQAYFTDDVLANKADMLTTEQYMTTDLPPLFLTTANQDFIRDSTVRLDGFLLAKGINHEFHSYGTPEDPKGHVFNYDIKDAVAQECNQTMLTFFRNHLA
- a CDS encoding glycoside hydrolase family 3 C-terminal domain-containing protein — protein: MATIDLKFVQGLTLEEKASLVSGKDFWFTAKVPGVAASMMTDGPSGLRKQADGADALGLNDSVAAIAFPSSALTASSFDDHLLFELGQHLGVAAKAENIGILLGPGVNIKRSPLAGRNFEYFSEDPLLSGRMGVNYVKGVQSQGVGVSVKHFAANNRENQRFTSSSNIDERTLREIYLSQFERIVKEAQPATIMASYNKINGELVSQNQRLLTQILRDEWGFEGFVMSDWGAVADHVAALKAGLELEMPGKGPESVNEIVTAVKDGRLQESVLDRAVLCILTIITKWGRPVDAPTTDYDQDEQHTFARQLATESIVLLKNDAAQLPLKSDEQIAVIGELAARPRYQGGGSSHVNAYHLVTPVDAMPTTATYAQGYVLNDDTDDERLSQEALQLAQTSSHVVIFAGYPEDWETEGFDKDKITLPANQNNLIEKIAAVNANVTVVLQNGSAVEMPWVDDVAAIVETYLAGEAVGEATWDILTGQVNPSGKLSESFPLRVVDNPTALTFGRDLQNETYHEGIFVGYRYYDAKDLAVLFPFGHGLSYTTFDYHDLTITEDADQVSLTFTITNTGKVAGKEVAQIYVGNQTSKVEMPIKELRDFVKVDLNPGESKQIKTSLSRRDFAWYDSATASWRTDNGQYEFFIGSSSRDIRLQAAFELTIGSESTAPISGNTYISEIWETGDSKIEQALEDSGLKEKIKPILGSGNDAIFANIPLRALGMVNIPSDTINDFLKIVNQ